Proteins from a single region of Mytilus trossulus isolate FHL-02 chromosome 2, PNRI_Mtr1.1.1.hap1, whole genome shotgun sequence:
- the LOC134707785 gene encoding ubiquitin-related modifier 1-like, translating into MSCPVTIELSGGAELLFDNQKKLEVVLPENSNPWTIKTMLPWVRDNLLKERPELFMQGETVRPGILVLVNDADWELMGELDYSLQPNDRIVFISTLHGG; encoded by the exons ATGTCATGTCCTGTAACAATAGAACTTAG TGGAGGAGCAGAACTTTTGTTTGATAACCAGAAGAAACTTGAAGTGGTATTACCTGAAAATTCAAATCCAT GGACTATCAAAACAATGCTGCCATGGGTTAGAGACAATTTGCTGAAAGAAAGGCCAGAACTTTTTATGCAAGGAGAAACTGT GCGTCCTGGTATATTGGTTCTAGTAAACGATGCAGATTGGGAATTAATG GGAGAGTTGGATTACAGTTTACAGCCAAATGATAGGATAGTGTTTATATCTACTTTACATGGAGGGTGA